The genomic DNA TTGTACACCCGTGGCCCCGGACGTTTTGGGTACGGATTCCAAACCAAGCGAAGCCAGCACTTCACCGACGATGAATGCCGCTTCCATAATGCGTGGCTCCACTTCTCTGGACGGATCAAGGTCAATCATCCATTCGCAGGGCAGCGTGCTTCCGGCTTGATGCAGCGATGGGTGAAATTCCAGCGCCGCCTGATTGCCGAGCCATAGCAGTTGCGGTAGCGTACCAAGCACCATATATTCAATGCCGTCATGCAGGAAAGTCTCGATATAGCCTGGACGAGGCTGCGGGGCATTTTTCTGGTAGAAAAAATCCCCGTGAATACCGTGCGGCCAACGGATGACGGTCAGCAAACGGTTGTGGCTATATTTGAGCAGAAAAGGGGCCAGCACTGCAAGCTTGCGAAGATACAGCGCTTTGGTGATGCCAGCTTCGGGCCATAGCGGTTTATCCGGGTTGGTGATAGGAATTTCCAGACCTTCGATGGTAATGATGCCTTTAACAGCTTGTCCCATAACGTCTACGCTCCTTCTTTTAACCTGTGATAAGCTGAACTCGAAAAAATGTACATGGAAACGGAGTAGACGGAATGATGCACCTCTAGATGTAGTTATGGATTAACATGAGCGTCATGTACAGAAATTATCCGTCAAAGGGATTGACAAGATACAATATGTATCATAAATTTATAATAAAATACGTAGTGTATCTATTAAATGTCTTGAGCAGAGGTAGAGGAGGAGTTTCCTTGATTGATAAGCAAGGCGAGGGACTGGTTTTCCTGCTTAGTGTCCCCCGAAGTGGAAGCTCGCTAGTGACTACCATTTTGCAAAACCACTCCCGCCTGTTTGCCACGCAGGAAATGTGGTTCCTGCTCAGCCTACATGATCTTCCCCAGTCGCAAACACGTCCCTATGGGGGAACTGGAATCATCCGGCAATTTTTTAACGGTATGGTTCCTCCGCACGTATTGGAACAGGCTTCCCGATCGTATGCACTTGAGATCTATAACGGTTTGCTTGAAGGGACTAACGCAAATATGGTTATCGACAAATCCCCGCGTTACTATACGGTGCTGGAATTTATAGACCGTCTTTTCCCGGCAGCCCGCAGGGTATGGCTTATCCGTAATCCCTTATCTATTGCGGCTTCATTCAAAAAAGTTAATCAAATGCGTGGCGAACGTTTTCATCTGCTGGAGGAGCTGGAAAGCCCGCATTTTAATATGAAGATGACGGATATTACGGTCGGTTTGTTCCGTTATGCACATTATTTTGCCACACCTCATCCGCTTGCATACCCGCTTGTGTATGAACAACTTGTAGCCAATCCGGCGGTGGAGGTCGGGAGGCTGTGCGATTTTCTGGGTGTCGATTATGAACCGGGC from Paenibacillus sp. FSL R10-2782 includes the following:
- a CDS encoding sulfotransferase, which produces MIDKQGEGLVFLLSVPRSGSSLVTTILQNHSRLFATQEMWFLLSLHDLPQSQTRPYGGTGIIRQFFNGMVPPHVLEQASRSYALEIYNGLLEGTNANMVIDKSPRYYTVLEFIDRLFPAARRVWLIRNPLSIAASFKKVNQMRGERFHLLEELESPHFNMKMTDITVGLFRYAHYFATPHPLAYPLVYEQLVANPAVEVGRLCDFLGVDYEPGMEKYGDFVDTPKSSLFYSMGAGDPFVGEHEQTHQDSVHSWQHLLNKKEIELYCRSIGARMFTHLGYGEALEQAEHITGVRFEEEADVELLSRRTSQFLQQSGFEWKNAYRMLEKQDADNRGFIIKAGQHPVLQDSRQNDAVQVVNDRRLQSLENRLAHSYEERNRLIAQLQTYQRRNQRLRSRIPFARHLGRWASVALSVMEKEKGGKT
- the ligD gene encoding non-homologous end-joining DNA ligase, with the translated sequence MGQAVKGIITIEGLEIPITNPDKPLWPEAGITKALYLRKLAVLAPFLLKYSHNRLLTVIRWPHGIHGDFFYQKNAPQPRPGYIETFLHDGIEYMVLGTLPQLLWLGNQAALEFHPSLHQAGSTLPCEWMIDLDPSREVEPRIMEAAFIVGEVLASLGLESVPKTSGATGVQIIVPIRTGITFDELRSIGLLVGQFVTEKHPHLFTLERLKKDRGTAIYFDYLQHYQGKTLAAPYTPRARPGATVSTPLTWDEVRQDVSPLDYHLLNIEERLNQVGDLISKVPPQPIEDVLKHMRAK